Proteins encoded by one window of Antechinus flavipes isolate AdamAnt ecotype Samford, QLD, Australia chromosome 4, AdamAnt_v2, whole genome shotgun sequence:
- the GLUL gene encoding glutamine synthetase isoform X2 — MATSASSHLNKNIKQMYMNLPQGNKVLAMYIWIDGTGEGLRCKTRTLDSEPKSIDELPEWNFDGSSTFQSEGSNSDMYLIPAALFRDPFRKDPNKLVFCEVYKYNRKPAETNLRHTCKRIMDMVTNQKPWFGMEQEYTLMGTDGHPFGWPSNGFPGPQGPYYCGVGADKAYGRDIAEAHYRACLYAGVKIGGTNAEVMPAQWEFQIGPCEGIEMGDHLWVSRFILHRVCEDFGMIVTFDPKPIPGNWNGAGCHTNFSTKAMREENGLKFIEEAIERLSKRHKYHIRAYDPKGGLDNARRLTGFNETSNINEFSAGVANRGASIRIPRMVGQDKKGYFEDRRPSANCDPYAVTEALIRTCLLNETGEEPFQYKN, encoded by the exons ATGGCCACCTCAGCCAGTTCTCACTTGAACAAAAATATCAAGCAGATGTACATGAACCTGCCTCAAGGAAACAAAGTCCTGGCCATGTACATTTGGATCGATGGCACTGGTGAGGGACTGCGCTGTAAAACTCGGACCCTAGACAGTGAACCGAAGAGCATCGATG aACTACCTGAATGGAATTTTGATGGCTCCAGCACTTTTCAGTCCGAAGGCTCTAACAGTGACATGTACCTTATTCCTGCTGCTCTGTTCCGGGACCCCTTCCGAAAGGACCCCAACAAACTGGTTTTCTGCGAAGTTTACAAGTATAACCGCAAGCCTGCAG aGACCAATTTGAGGCATACCTGTAAACGGATAATGGATATGGTGACCAACCAGAAACCCTGGTTTGGTATGGAGCAAGAGTATACTCTCATGGGAACAGATGGACACCCTTTTGGTTGGCCTTCCAATGGATTCCCTGGACCCCAGG GTCCATATTACTGTGGCGTGGGAGCTGATAAAGCCTATGGAAGAGATATAGCGGAAGCTCATTACCGGGCTTGCCTATATGCTGGAGTCAAAATTGGGGGGACAAATGCTGAAGTAATGCCAGCTCAG TGGGAGTTCCAGATAGGACCGTGTGAAGGGATTGAAATGGGAGATCACCTCTGGGTTTCCCGCTTCATCCTCCATCGAGTGTGTGAAGATTTTGGAATGATCGTAACATTTGATCCCAAGCCCATCCCTGGAAACTGGAATGGAGCTGGTTGCCATACTAACTTCAGTACCAAGGCCATGAGAGAAGAGAATGGTCTAAA GTTTATTGAAGAAGCCATCGAGAGATTAAGTAAACGACACAAGTATCACATCCGAGCCTATGACCCCAAAGGGGGTCTGGACAATGCCCGTCGCCTGACAGGTTTCAATGAGACATCCAACATCAACGAGTTCTCTGCTGGTGTGGCCAACCGCGGCGCCAGCATCCGAATTCCCAGGATGGTTGGGCAGGACAAGAAGGGCTACTTTGAAGATCGCCGCCCCTCTGCCAACTGTGACCCTTATGCAGTGACAGAGGCGCTTATCCGTACCTGTCTCCTCAATGAGACAGGAGAAGAACCCTTTCAGTATAAAAACTAA
- the GLUL gene encoding glutamine synthetase isoform X1, with protein MKAVSSQTVSPRSISPHLVSRSSSPRVRRGKGEKRNHSDQYETSDYEERHGQKLKKRRLKRRPNQIDFLIPQWPGTASNMATSASSHLNKNIKQMYMNLPQGNKVLAMYIWIDGTGEGLRCKTRTLDSEPKSIDELPEWNFDGSSTFQSEGSNSDMYLIPAALFRDPFRKDPNKLVFCEVYKYNRKPAETNLRHTCKRIMDMVTNQKPWFGMEQEYTLMGTDGHPFGWPSNGFPGPQGPYYCGVGADKAYGRDIAEAHYRACLYAGVKIGGTNAEVMPAQWEFQIGPCEGIEMGDHLWVSRFILHRVCEDFGMIVTFDPKPIPGNWNGAGCHTNFSTKAMREENGLKFIEEAIERLSKRHKYHIRAYDPKGGLDNARRLTGFNETSNINEFSAGVANRGASIRIPRMVGQDKKGYFEDRRPSANCDPYAVTEALIRTCLLNETGEEPFQYKN; from the exons ATGAAGGCAGTTTCCTCCCAGACTGTTTCTCCTCGGTCGATATCTCCGCACCTTGTTTCTCGATCCTCTTCTCCTCGGGTccggaggggaaagggggaaaagcgGAACCACAGCGATCAGTATGAGACCAGTGACTATGAGGAAAGGCATGGACAGAAGCTGAAAAAGAGACGGTTGAAGCGTAGGCCTAATCAGATCGATTTCCTTATCCCACAATGGCCGGG GACAGCTTCAAACATGGCCACCTCAGCCAGTTCTCACTTGAACAAAAATATCAAGCAGATGTACATGAACCTGCCTCAAGGAAACAAAGTCCTGGCCATGTACATTTGGATCGATGGCACTGGTGAGGGACTGCGCTGTAAAACTCGGACCCTAGACAGTGAACCGAAGAGCATCGATG aACTACCTGAATGGAATTTTGATGGCTCCAGCACTTTTCAGTCCGAAGGCTCTAACAGTGACATGTACCTTATTCCTGCTGCTCTGTTCCGGGACCCCTTCCGAAAGGACCCCAACAAACTGGTTTTCTGCGAAGTTTACAAGTATAACCGCAAGCCTGCAG aGACCAATTTGAGGCATACCTGTAAACGGATAATGGATATGGTGACCAACCAGAAACCCTGGTTTGGTATGGAGCAAGAGTATACTCTCATGGGAACAGATGGACACCCTTTTGGTTGGCCTTCCAATGGATTCCCTGGACCCCAGG GTCCATATTACTGTGGCGTGGGAGCTGATAAAGCCTATGGAAGAGATATAGCGGAAGCTCATTACCGGGCTTGCCTATATGCTGGAGTCAAAATTGGGGGGACAAATGCTGAAGTAATGCCAGCTCAG TGGGAGTTCCAGATAGGACCGTGTGAAGGGATTGAAATGGGAGATCACCTCTGGGTTTCCCGCTTCATCCTCCATCGAGTGTGTGAAGATTTTGGAATGATCGTAACATTTGATCCCAAGCCCATCCCTGGAAACTGGAATGGAGCTGGTTGCCATACTAACTTCAGTACCAAGGCCATGAGAGAAGAGAATGGTCTAAA GTTTATTGAAGAAGCCATCGAGAGATTAAGTAAACGACACAAGTATCACATCCGAGCCTATGACCCCAAAGGGGGTCTGGACAATGCCCGTCGCCTGACAGGTTTCAATGAGACATCCAACATCAACGAGTTCTCTGCTGGTGTGGCCAACCGCGGCGCCAGCATCCGAATTCCCAGGATGGTTGGGCAGGACAAGAAGGGCTACTTTGAAGATCGCCGCCCCTCTGCCAACTGTGACCCTTATGCAGTGACAGAGGCGCTTATCCGTACCTGTCTCCTCAATGAGACAGGAGAAGAACCCTTTCAGTATAAAAACTAA